Proteins encoded in a region of the Streptomyces liliiviolaceus genome:
- a CDS encoding ankyrin repeat domain-containing protein gives MSEAPDPEVVELATKIFDLARQGRTEALVAYVDAGVPANLTNDRGDSLVMLAAYHGHADAVGALLERGAEADRINDRGQTPLAGAVFKGEDAVIRVLLAAGADPSAGTPSAVDTARMFAKAELLDLFGAH, from the coding sequence ATGAGTGAAGCGCCCGACCCCGAGGTCGTGGAGCTGGCGACCAAGATCTTCGATCTGGCCCGGCAGGGGCGGACCGAGGCGCTCGTGGCGTACGTCGACGCGGGTGTTCCGGCCAACCTCACGAACGACCGCGGCGACTCGCTCGTGATGCTCGCCGCCTATCACGGCCACGCCGACGCCGTGGGTGCCCTCCTGGAGCGCGGGGCGGAGGCGGACCGTATCAACGACCGTGGCCAGACTCCGCTCGCCGGAGCCGTCTTCAAGGGCGAGGACGCGGTCATCCGCGTCCTCCTGGCCGCGGGCGCGGACCCCTCGGCGGGGACGCCGTCCGCCGTCGACACGGCCCGGATGTTCGCCAAGGCGGAACTGCTCGACCTGTTCGGAGCACACTGA
- a CDS encoding SCO1417 family PLP biosynthesis transcription factor: MAQWTSAVGAAQLARLLNSQQERPAGPGTRRPPAYRALADGIRLLVLEGRVPVAARLPAERELALSLSVSRTTVAAAYEALRAEGFLESRRGAGSWTAVPAGNPLPARGLEPLPPETLGSMIDLGCAALPAPEPWLTRAVQGALEELPPYAHTHGDYPAGLPALRQTLADRYTRRGIPTMPEQIMVTTGAMGAIDAICHLFAGRGERIAVESPSYANILQLMREAGARLVPVAMAEGLAGWDLDRWRQVLRDAAPRLAYVVADFHNPTGALADENQRRELVDAARSAGTVLVVDETMSELHLDEGLELPRPVCGFDPAGSTVITVGSASKAFWAGMRIGWVRAAPDVIRSLVAARAYADLGTPVLEQLAVNWLLSTGGWEQAVEVRRDQARENRDALVGALRRELPDWEFDVPRGGLTLWVRTGGLSGSRLAEVGERVGVRVPSGPRFGVDGAFEGYVRLPFTVGGAVADEAAARLGAAARLVASGANGGVEAPRTFVA; the protein is encoded by the coding sequence ATGGCGCAGTGGACTTCGGCGGTGGGAGCCGCCCAGCTCGCCCGGCTGCTCAACTCCCAGCAGGAGCGCCCCGCGGGCCCCGGCACGCGCCGCCCGCCCGCCTACCGCGCCCTCGCCGACGGTATCCGGCTGCTCGTCCTCGAAGGCCGCGTCCCCGTGGCCGCGCGCCTGCCCGCCGAGCGCGAACTGGCCCTCTCCCTGTCCGTCAGCCGCACCACCGTGGCGGCGGCCTACGAGGCACTGCGCGCCGAGGGCTTCCTGGAGTCCCGCAGGGGCGCGGGCAGCTGGACCGCCGTACCGGCCGGGAACCCGCTGCCCGCGCGCGGCCTCGAACCCCTGCCGCCCGAGACCCTCGGCTCCATGATCGACCTCGGCTGCGCGGCCCTGCCCGCGCCCGAACCCTGGCTCACCCGCGCCGTCCAGGGCGCCTTGGAGGAACTGCCGCCGTACGCCCACACGCACGGCGACTATCCGGCGGGGCTGCCTGCGCTGCGCCAGACCCTCGCCGACCGGTACACCCGGCGCGGCATTCCGACCATGCCCGAGCAGATCATGGTGACCACCGGGGCCATGGGGGCCATCGACGCCATCTGTCACCTCTTCGCCGGCCGCGGGGAGCGCATCGCCGTCGAGTCGCCCTCGTACGCCAACATCCTTCAGCTGATGCGCGAGGCCGGGGCCCGGCTGGTGCCCGTCGCCATGGCCGAGGGGCTCGCGGGCTGGGACCTGGACCGCTGGCGGCAGGTGCTGCGCGACGCGGCGCCCCGGCTCGCCTACGTCGTCGCTGACTTCCACAACCCGACCGGCGCGCTCGCCGACGAGAACCAGCGACGGGAGCTCGTCGACGCCGCGCGGTCGGCCGGGACCGTGCTGGTCGTGGACGAGACCATGAGCGAGCTGCATCTCGACGAGGGGCTCGAACTGCCGCGGCCCGTCTGCGGGTTCGACCCGGCCGGGTCGACGGTCATCACGGTCGGCTCGGCCAGCAAGGCCTTCTGGGCCGGGATGCGGATCGGCTGGGTCCGTGCCGCGCCCGACGTGATCCGCAGCCTCGTCGCGGCGCGCGCGTACGCCGACCTCGGGACGCCCGTCCTGGAGCAGCTGGCCGTGAACTGGCTGCTCAGCACGGGCGGCTGGGAGCAGGCCGTGGAGGTGCGGCGCGACCAGGCCCGGGAGAACCGGGACGCACTGGTGGGGGCGCTGCGCCGGGAACTCCCGGACTGGGAGTTCGACGTGCCGCGCGGCGGGCTCACGCTGTGGGTGCGCACGGGCGGTCTGTCCGGGTCGCGGCTGGCGGAGGTGGGCGAGCGGGTGGGTGTACGGGTGCCGTCCGGGCCCCGGTTCGGCGTGGACGGGGCCTTCGAGGGGTACGTGCGGCTCCCGTTCACCGTCGGCGGCGCGGTGGCCGACGAGGCGGCTGCGCGGCTGGGGGCGGCGGCGCGGCTGGTCGCGTCCGGGGCGAACGGGGGAGTGGAGGCGCCCCGCACGTTCGTGGCGTGA
- the yczE gene encoding membrane protein YczE: protein MEEVSPQATECHESVHRHHRTTSREPTVSSPPPRHLTRRLLQLYVGLALYGVSSALLVEAGLGLEPWGVLHQGLAELTGLTIGVVSIVIGAVVLLLWIPLRQRPGLGTVSNVFVVGIAMDGTLALLPDAHALGVRIPLMVAGILLNGVATGLYIAARFGPGPRDGLMTGFHRRTGRSIRLVRTTLEVAVVATGFVLGGTVGVGTVLYALAIGPLAQLFLRVFAVPAASPDGSTVVAAGPSEQAILRG, encoded by the coding sequence ATGGAAGAGGTTTCTCCTCAAGCCACAGAGTGTCATGAGTCAGTCCACCGGCACCACCGCACCACCTCCAGGGAGCCCACAGTGTCCAGCCCGCCGCCGAGGCACCTCACCCGCCGACTTCTTCAGCTGTACGTGGGACTGGCCCTGTACGGAGTGAGTTCGGCGCTCCTCGTGGAGGCGGGGCTGGGCCTTGAGCCCTGGGGTGTGCTGCATCAGGGCCTCGCCGAGCTGACCGGGCTGACGATCGGTGTGGTGTCGATCGTCATCGGGGCCGTCGTCCTCCTCCTGTGGATACCGCTGCGCCAGCGCCCGGGCCTCGGCACGGTGTCCAACGTCTTCGTGGTCGGCATCGCGATGGACGGCACGCTCGCCCTCCTGCCGGACGCGCACGCCCTGGGGGTCCGGATTCCGCTGATGGTGGCGGGCATCCTGCTGAACGGTGTGGCTACCGGCCTCTACATAGCGGCCCGTTTCGGTCCGGGCCCGCGCGACGGTCTGATGACCGGCTTCCACCGGCGCACCGGCCGCTCGATCCGCCTGGTGCGCACCACCCTGGAGGTGGCCGTGGTCGCGACGGGCTTCGTCCTCGGCGGCACGGTCGGGGTCGGCACGGTCCTGTACGCGCTCGCCATCGGGCCGCTGGCCCAACTGTTCCTGCGGGTGTTCGCCGTCCCTGCGGCATCACCGGACGGCAGCACGGTCGTTGCCGCAGGGCCATCGGAGCAGGCGATACTGCGCGGGTGA
- a CDS encoding glycerophosphodiester phosphodiesterase: MISRIRHPYLDHPGPIAFAHRGGAADGLENTVAQFRRAVEAGYRYIETDVHATADGKLVAFHDATLDRVTDGAGRIADLPWDDVRHARVAGAEPVPLFDELLETFPDVRWNVDVKAEPALLPFLDLIRSTGSWDRVCVGSFSEARVARAQRLAGPRLATSYGTRGVLGLRLKSWGMPAALRRSAVCAQVPEAQSGIPVVDRRFVNAAHARGLQVHVWTVNEPERMHRLLDLGVDGIMTDHIETLRGVLQDRGTWA; encoded by the coding sequence GTGATCTCGCGCATACGCCACCCCTACCTCGACCATCCCGGGCCCATAGCCTTCGCCCACCGGGGCGGGGCCGCCGACGGCCTGGAGAACACCGTGGCCCAGTTCCGCCGCGCGGTCGAGGCCGGCTACCGGTACATCGAGACCGATGTGCACGCCACGGCGGACGGAAAACTCGTCGCCTTCCACGACGCGACGCTGGACCGGGTGACCGACGGCGCGGGCCGGATAGCGGACCTCCCCTGGGACGACGTACGGCACGCGCGCGTGGCGGGCGCCGAACCGGTCCCCCTCTTCGACGAGCTCCTGGAGACGTTCCCCGACGTCCGCTGGAACGTCGACGTGAAGGCGGAGCCCGCGCTGCTCCCCTTTCTCGACCTGATCCGCTCCACCGGCTCCTGGGACCGCGTCTGCGTCGGTTCCTTCTCCGAGGCGCGGGTCGCCCGGGCGCAACGCCTGGCCGGCCCGCGCCTGGCCACCTCGTACGGCACCAGGGGTGTCCTCGGACTGCGCCTGAAGTCGTGGGGGATGCCCGCCGCGCTGCGGCGCTCGGCGGTCTGCGCGCAGGTTCCCGAGGCGCAGTCGGGCATCCCGGTGGTGGACCGCCGCTTCGTGAACGCAGCCCACGCGCGCGGGCTGCAGGTCCACGTGTGGACGGTCAACGAGCCCGAGCGGATGCACCGGCTTCTGGACCTGGGAGTCGATGGCATCATGACCGATCACATCGAGACGCTGCGCGGGGTCCTCCAGGACCGCGGCACCTGGGCCTGA
- a CDS encoding MFS transporter → MGTDTVRERAADGAAERRREQRGWYFYDWACSVYSTSVLTVFLGPYLTSVAKAAADADGFVHPLGIPLRAGSFFAYSVSASVILSIFVMPLAGAAADRSGRKKPLLALSAYLGAAATAGMFFLDGDRYLLGGLLLIVANASLAVSMVLYNSYLPQIAPPEERDAVSSRGWAFGYAAGSLVLVANLVLYSAHDSFGVSEAMAVRICLASAGIWWGAFTLVPLKRLRDRRTADSPAGSPGAPGRGWRQLAATVRDMRRQPLTLAFLLAYLVYNDGIQTVISQASVYGSEELGLDQSTLIVAVLLVQLLAVAGALGMGRLARTYGAKRTILGSLVAWTLTLAAGYFLPAGAPGWFFVLAAGIGLVLGGSQALSRSLFSHLVPPGKEAEYFSAYEMSDRGMSWLGPLLFGVTYQLTGSYRDAIISLVAFFVLGFVLLARVPVRRAVRDAGNPVPARI, encoded by the coding sequence GTGGGCACCGACACCGTGCGGGAACGGGCGGCCGACGGAGCCGCCGAACGGCGGCGCGAACAACGCGGCTGGTACTTCTACGACTGGGCCTGCTCCGTCTATTCGACGAGCGTGCTCACCGTGTTCCTCGGCCCCTATCTGACCTCGGTCGCCAAGGCGGCGGCGGACGCGGACGGATTCGTGCACCCGCTGGGGATACCCCTGCGCGCGGGCTCGTTCTTCGCCTACAGCGTGTCCGCGTCCGTGATCCTGTCGATCTTCGTGATGCCCCTGGCGGGCGCGGCGGCCGACCGCAGCGGCCGCAAGAAGCCGCTCCTCGCGCTCTCGGCATACCTGGGCGCCGCGGCCACGGCGGGCATGTTCTTCCTGGACGGCGACCGCTATCTGCTGGGCGGCCTCCTGCTCATAGTGGCCAATGCCTCGCTGGCCGTCTCGATGGTGCTCTACAACTCCTACCTGCCGCAGATCGCCCCGCCCGAGGAGCGCGACGCCGTCTCGTCGAGGGGCTGGGCGTTCGGCTACGCGGCCGGCTCGCTGGTCCTCGTGGCCAACCTCGTGCTCTACAGCGCCCACGACAGCTTCGGTGTCTCGGAGGCGATGGCGGTCCGCATCTGCCTGGCCTCGGCGGGCATCTGGTGGGGCGCCTTCACCCTCGTACCGCTCAAGCGGCTGCGCGACCGCCGGACGGCGGACTCCCCCGCGGGGTCGCCGGGCGCGCCCGGTCGGGGCTGGCGGCAGCTCGCGGCGACGGTGCGCGACATGCGCCGCCAGCCGCTCACCCTCGCCTTCCTCCTGGCGTACCTCGTCTACAACGACGGCATCCAGACGGTCATCTCACAGGCTTCCGTGTACGGGTCCGAGGAGCTGGGCCTCGACCAGTCGACGCTCATCGTCGCCGTGCTGCTGGTCCAGCTGCTCGCGGTGGCCGGAGCCCTCGGAATGGGCCGACTGGCCCGGACGTACGGCGCCAAACGGACCATTCTCGGATCCCTGGTCGCCTGGACCCTCACGCTGGCCGCCGGATATTTCCTGCCCGCGGGGGCGCCCGGCTGGTTCTTCGTCCTCGCGGCGGGCATCGGGCTGGTCCTCGGCGGCAGCCAGGCGCTCTCCCGGTCCCTGTTCTCGCATCTGGTGCCGCCCGGCAAGGAGGCCGAGTACTTCTCCGCGTACGAGATGAGCGACCGCGGCATGAGCTGGCTCGGGCCGCTCCTGTTCGGCGTGACCTACCAGCTGACGGGCAGCTACCGGGACGCGATCATCTCGCTCGTGGCCTTCTTCGTCCTGGGATTCGTGCTGCTCGCGAGGGTTCCGGTGCGGCGGGCGGTGCGCGACGCGGGTAATCCTGTTCCCGCGAGGATTTAG
- a CDS encoding RNA polymerase-binding protein RbpA — MSERALRGTRLVVTSYETDRGIDLAPRQAVEYACEKGHRFEMPFSVEAEIPPEWECKVCGAQALLVDGDGPEEKKAKPARTHWDMLMERRTREELEEVLEERLAVLRSGAMNIAVHPRDSRKSA; from the coding sequence ATGAGTGAGCGAGCTCTTCGCGGCACGCGCCTCGTGGTGACTAGCTACGAGACGGACCGCGGCATCGACCTGGCCCCGCGCCAGGCCGTGGAGTACGCATGCGAGAAGGGCCATCGATTCGAGATGCCCTTCTCGGTGGAGGCGGAGATCCCGCCGGAGTGGGAGTGCAAGGTCTGCGGGGCCCAGGCACTCCTGGTGGACGGCGACGGCCCTGAAGAGAAGAAGGCCAAGCCCGCGCGTACGCATTGGGACATGCTGATGGAACGGCGTACGCGAGAGGAGCTCGAAGAGGTCCTCGAAGAGCGCCTGGCCGTGCTTCGATCCGGAGCCATGAACATTGCGGTCCACCCTCGGGACAGCCGCAAGTCCGCGTAG
- the fxsA gene encoding FxsA family membrane protein — protein MTTGAPIPPTSASGSTSRRPRRSRLLRFLPLGVAAWLVLEIWLLTVVAGAASGFAVVLLLIGGFVLGAVVIKRAGRRAFRALSETLQQQQSGALPQGRANSEGNGLMMLGGLLLMLPGLISDALGLLLLVPPVQKALSRYAERTFERKVREASGSFGNAFQQARIHRPDGKVVQGEVVRDDVPRERENGNNQGSRPPLTG, from the coding sequence ATGACGACTGGCGCACCGATCCCGCCCACCTCCGCCTCCGGCTCCACCTCTCGTCGGCCCCGGCGCTCACGACTGTTGAGGTTCCTGCCCCTGGGCGTGGCCGCGTGGCTCGTGCTGGAGATCTGGCTGCTGACGGTGGTGGCGGGCGCGGCGAGCGGGTTCGCGGTGGTTCTGCTGCTGATCGGTGGGTTCGTCCTCGGCGCCGTGGTCATCAAGCGGGCCGGTCGGCGGGCCTTCCGCGCGCTGAGCGAGACGCTGCAACAGCAGCAGAGCGGGGCGCTGCCGCAGGGCCGGGCCAACTCCGAGGGCAACGGCCTGATGATGCTCGGCGGGCTGCTCCTGATGCTGCCGGGGCTGATCTCCGACGCGCTCGGGCTGCTTCTGCTGGTGCCGCCCGTGCAGAAGGCGCTCTCGCGGTATGCGGAGCGGACGTTCGAGCGGAAGGTGCGGGAGGCTTCGGGGTCGTTCGGGAACGCGTTTCAGCAGGCTCGGATCCATCGTCCTGACGGGAAGGTCGTCCAGGGCGAGGTCGTCCGCGACGACGTGCCGCGCGAGCGGGAGAACGGGAACAATCAGGGCTCGCGCCCGCCTCTGACCGGCTGA
- a CDS encoding polyprenol monophosphomannose synthase has translation MNDGVERRFGPLGTTLVIIPTFNEAENIKRIVGRVRAAVPAAHVLIADDNSPDGTGKLADELAVEDEHVHVLHRKGKEGLGAAYLAGFGWGLEHGYGVLVEMDADGSHQPEELPRLLTALKGADLVLGSRWVPGGRVVNWPRSREFLSRGGSLYSRVLLDVPIRDVTGGYRAFRRETLERLGLGEVASQGYCFQVDLARRAVRAGCHVVEVPITFVERELGDSKMSRDILVEALWRVTTWGVGERAGRVLGRKKP, from the coding sequence GTGAACGACGGCGTTGAGCGACGGTTCGGTCCGCTCGGCACGACCTTGGTGATCATCCCGACCTTCAACGAGGCGGAGAACATCAAGAGGATCGTGGGCCGGGTGCGGGCGGCCGTACCCGCGGCGCACGTCCTGATCGCCGACGACAACAGCCCCGACGGCACCGGCAAGCTCGCCGACGAACTGGCCGTCGAGGACGAACACGTCCACGTGCTGCACCGCAAGGGCAAGGAAGGCCTTGGCGCCGCCTACCTCGCCGGGTTCGGCTGGGGCCTGGAACACGGGTACGGCGTCCTGGTCGAGATGGACGCCGACGGCTCCCACCAGCCCGAGGAGCTGCCCCGGCTGCTGACCGCGCTCAAGGGCGCCGACCTGGTGCTCGGGTCGCGCTGGGTGCCGGGCGGCCGGGTGGTGAACTGGCCCAGGTCCCGTGAGTTCCTCTCGCGCGGCGGAAGCCTGTACTCGCGTGTCCTGCTCGACGTCCCGATCCGTGACGTCACCGGCGGCTACCGGGCCTTCCGGCGCGAGACCCTGGAGCGCCTCGGCCTCGGAGAGGTCGCCTCGCAGGGCTACTGCTTCCAGGTCGACCTGGCCCGCCGGGCCGTGCGGGCCGGCTGTCACGTCGTCGAGGTGCCGATCACCTTCGTCGAACGTGAGCTGGGCGACTCCAAGATGAGCCGCGACATCCTGGTGGAGGCGCTGTGGCGGGTCACCACGTGGGGTGTGGGGGAGCGGGCCGGGCGCGTGCTGGGGCGGAAGAAGCCCTGA